In Pelosinus sp. UFO1, one genomic interval encodes:
- a CDS encoding lipase family protein: MKKILKCIYVISFIFLLLQPVLVSAIYLEEYEEARTLYMAAAACTAVYSDRVGIIARDALVQDGWKIQYYVGKDKKADARFLFAKKSQEGSSIPLYLLSAVGTENIKDVKTDLRVGKVYFAGKGPEEFSENAQRKNMPDTVPKVHEGFNQYVQAGFSKEIVEEVGNSKKPFLDILQEDGDKKVYLVGHSLGGAGVTIGGARLLEMGIKPEQVEVITFGAPAVGNHAFRQKYEPLLHLTRVVATGDPVTQALQKLVGGYEQFGREIRWQVPTLENPGPHQITLYLDLAIKNYYQKRLQAVQAGELSMPKQSFSTSETSRVFVAPLKNDLPEELQAEFVYMKEALQDEYRATFSNYMLAGEETNEDIFQKALAEKSEWVVVPTVQAHKVKDEENVYYITLTQRVYRVENRAVVHAASYGSSTREMTPLEAFIHDMKTMSHDRQEWLGSDKGK; encoded by the coding sequence TTGAAAAAAATTTTAAAATGCATTTATGTAATAAGTTTTATTTTTTTATTGTTACAGCCAGTATTGGTAAGTGCTATATACCTAGAGGAATATGAGGAAGCTCGTACTTTATATATGGCTGCCGCAGCTTGTACAGCTGTATATAGTGATCGAGTGGGAATCATTGCTCGGGACGCTCTAGTGCAAGATGGCTGGAAAATTCAGTATTACGTTGGGAAAGATAAAAAAGCAGATGCGAGATTTTTATTTGCCAAAAAGAGCCAAGAGGGGAGTTCCATTCCCCTATACTTGCTTTCGGCAGTAGGAACAGAGAATATAAAAGACGTAAAGACGGACTTACGAGTAGGTAAGGTCTATTTTGCTGGTAAAGGACCAGAAGAATTTTCAGAGAATGCTCAGAGAAAAAATATGCCTGATACAGTACCTAAGGTACATGAGGGATTCAATCAATATGTTCAGGCTGGTTTTTCCAAAGAAATAGTAGAAGAAGTTGGTAATTCAAAAAAACCATTTTTAGACATATTACAAGAGGACGGGGACAAAAAGGTATATTTAGTAGGACATAGTCTAGGGGGAGCAGGAGTTACCATTGGGGGAGCAAGATTACTAGAAATGGGGATAAAACCAGAACAAGTGGAGGTCATTACTTTTGGCGCACCAGCCGTAGGAAACCATGCCTTTCGCCAGAAATATGAGCCTTTGTTACACTTAACTCGTGTTGTGGCTACTGGTGACCCTGTAACTCAGGCTTTGCAAAAATTAGTGGGCGGGTATGAACAATTTGGGCGAGAAATTCGCTGGCAAGTACCTACTCTTGAAAATCCAGGACCTCATCAAATTACCTTATATTTAGACTTGGCGATAAAAAACTATTATCAGAAACGGCTGCAAGCTGTACAGGCGGGGGAGTTATCGATGCCTAAGCAGTCTTTTAGTACTTCTGAAACGTCAAGAGTATTTGTAGCACCGCTCAAAAATGATCTACCAGAGGAGCTGCAAGCAGAGTTTGTCTATATGAAAGAAGCTTTACAAGATGAATATCGCGCTACATTTTCTAATTATATGTTAGCTGGAGAAGAAACGAATGAGGACATCTTCCAAAAAGCGTTAGCAGAAAAATCTGAATGGGTGGTAGTGCCAACTGTACAGGCTCACAAAGTTAAGGATGAAGAAAATGTGTATTATATCACCTTGACACAAAGAGTATATCGCGTAGAGAATCGTGCTGTTGTTCATGCTGCTAGTTATGGAAGTAGTACTCGGGAGATGACGCCCTTGGAGGCATTTATTCACGATATGAAAACAATGAGTCATGATAGGCAAGAGTGGTTAGGTTCAGATAAGGGCAAATAG
- a CDS encoding radical SAM protein, with protein MYFDTAEGPVFRPPSEADSFILRVTIGCSHNRCTYCNMYRTVDFRTRSMEEIMAQIEQAKAYKDMIRRIFLADGNALVLSTPRLLEILKVLHENFPKLRRVSCYAGPNDILRKTTEELQRLSEAGLKLVYYGMESGDDEVLLHVNKGVTKQQSIEAGQKIVAAGIKLSLMVIIGLAGKAGSKEHAYHTAQAVNAIRPNMLSALTLMMYRGSELRAEYERGEFTLLSPAEIMGELSRLISGIDLHSEAHCLFRSNHISNYVALAGTLPQDKEKLLVDCKKAMEHLSTMTEWDPYNNVEQ; from the coding sequence ATGTATTTTGACACTGCCGAGGGCCCCGTATTTCGTCCGCCTAGCGAAGCGGATAGTTTTATTTTGCGTGTAACGATTGGGTGCTCTCATAATCGTTGTACTTATTGCAATATGTACAGAACTGTTGATTTTCGTACTCGCTCCATGGAAGAAATTATGGCGCAAATCGAGCAAGCCAAAGCGTATAAGGATATGATTCGCCGTATCTTCTTGGCAGACGGCAATGCATTAGTTTTATCAACCCCTAGGTTGTTGGAGATATTAAAAGTACTGCATGAAAATTTCCCCAAACTTCGCAGAGTATCTTGCTATGCGGGACCCAATGATATTTTACGAAAAACAACCGAAGAACTTCAGCGTTTATCAGAAGCAGGATTGAAACTAGTGTACTATGGAATGGAATCAGGCGATGATGAAGTACTGCTCCATGTAAATAAAGGCGTTACAAAACAACAGTCTATTGAAGCAGGGCAGAAAATAGTCGCTGCAGGCATCAAATTGTCATTGATGGTTATCATCGGCCTTGCAGGGAAGGCAGGTTCTAAAGAACATGCTTATCATACTGCTCAAGCAGTGAATGCGATTCGTCCCAATATGCTCAGTGCTTTAACCTTAATGATGTATCGAGGGAGCGAGCTAAGGGCCGAATATGAACGAGGTGAATTTACCTTATTGTCTCCCGCAGAAATTATGGGTGAACTGTCGCGATTAATTTCTGGTATTGATTTGCATAGTGAAGCTCATTGTTTGTTTCGCAGCAATCACATTTCAAATTATGTAGCCCTGGCGGGTACGTTGCCTCAAGATAAAGAAAAACTATTGGTGGATTGTAAGAAGGCAATGGAGCATTTATCGACGATGACAGAATGGGACCCTTACAATAACGTAGAACAGTGA
- the sfsA gene encoding DNA/RNA nuclease SfsA has product MKYNKIVVGTFIKRINRFIAHVWVEGTEEIVHVKNTGRCKELFIAGTKVILECSQNPARKTRFSVICIYKGDRLINIDSQVPNYVVLEALQTGSISEIATIDTLRKEVTFGNSRFDVYFESLGNKGFIEVKGVTLEEDGMVMFPDAPTSRGTKHVYEMIKAVEEGYQGYIFFLIQMKGVISFSPNSKTDKAFAAALKLAAAKGVILLAYDSYVEEDKIVIGDRVDIVL; this is encoded by the coding sequence ATGAAATATAATAAAATAGTAGTAGGAACTTTTATAAAAAGAATCAATCGCTTTATTGCTCATGTATGGGTAGAGGGAACCGAGGAAATTGTTCATGTAAAAAATACAGGCCGATGCAAAGAGTTGTTTATTGCAGGGACGAAGGTAATTTTAGAATGCTCTCAAAACCCAGCAAGGAAAACAAGATTTTCGGTTATTTGTATTTATAAAGGAGATAGGCTGATTAATATCGATTCCCAAGTACCAAATTATGTTGTTTTGGAAGCTTTACAGACAGGAAGTATTTCAGAGATAGCTACCATAGATACCTTAAGAAAAGAAGTCACCTTTGGTAATTCCAGATTTGATGTTTACTTTGAATCCCTTGGCAATAAGGGGTTTATTGAAGTCAAAGGAGTGACATTAGAAGAGGATGGTATGGTTATGTTTCCCGACGCTCCAACAAGTAGAGGGACCAAGCATGTATATGAAATGATTAAAGCCGTTGAAGAAGGCTATCAGGGATATATTTTCTTTCTTATCCAAATGAAAGGTGTCATCAGTTTTAGCCCTAATAGTAAGACAGACAAAGCTTTTGCAGCAGCCTTGAAACTGGCTGCTGCAAAAGGTGTTATATTACTAGCATATGATTCTTATGTTGAGGAAGATAAGATTGTAATCGGAGACAGAGTCGATATAGTACTGTAA
- the thiE gene encoding thiamine phosphate synthase, giving the protein MDKGAIDYSLYLVTDRELLSGKDLANTVEEAIKGSVSLVQIREKNISTLDFFQLALQVKGITTTYGVPFIVNDRVDIALAVDADGVHIGQEDMPLPVARNLLGPTKIIGVSVSTLEEALRAQEEGADYLGIGALFPTLTKSDADHVSLEDLGMIKEKIKIPIVGIGGINGSNIHHVIATGVDGAAVVSAIIAATNPREAAWHLRQIITK; this is encoded by the coding sequence ATGGATAAAGGGGCAATTGATTATTCCTTGTACTTAGTTACGGACCGGGAATTATTAAGTGGCAAAGATCTTGCTAATACAGTAGAAGAAGCGATTAAGGGCAGTGTTAGTTTAGTACAAATTCGTGAAAAAAACATATCTACGTTGGACTTTTTTCAGTTGGCCTTACAGGTTAAAGGTATTACGACTACCTATGGTGTTCCCTTTATTGTCAATGATCGTGTAGACATCGCTCTAGCCGTAGATGCAGATGGTGTACACATTGGTCAGGAGGATATGCCCTTACCAGTAGCAAGAAATTTACTCGGACCAACAAAGATTATTGGGGTATCTGTATCTACCCTAGAAGAAGCGCTAAGGGCTCAAGAGGAAGGAGCAGATTACCTTGGAATTGGAGCCTTATTTCCTACTCTGACCAAAAGTGATGCAGATCATGTGAGTCTTGAGGATTTGGGGATGATAAAAGAAAAAATTAAGATACCGATTGTTGGAATTGGCGGTATTAATGGGAGTAATATTCATCATGTAATAGCGACGGGAGTGGATGGAGCCGCGGTAGTATCTGCAATTATTGCTGCAACCAATCCGAGGGAAGCTGCTTGGCATCTGCGTCAGATCATAACTAAATAA
- the thiM gene encoding hydroxyethylthiazole kinase — protein MEILQKISDGLIALKQKKPLVHHITNYVTVNDCANITLAIGASPVMADDIEEVEEMVSFASSLVLNIGTLNSRSIESMLVVGKKAKEKGIPIVFDPVGVGATNLRTVTAKRIIEEVRPDVIRGNMSEMKILAGIATEIKGVDSVADEMDGEKVARHLSQKLGCVIAITGKQDYIAQGNKVCLINNGHPILSEVTGTGCMATSLIASYCGANDDLFVGAAAGVLTMGLAGELARQSLKAGEGIGTFRARLFDAVWNMTPEILVKGGTITNG, from the coding sequence ATGGAAATACTGCAAAAAATCTCCGATGGCCTTATAGCTCTAAAACAAAAGAAGCCTTTGGTACATCATATTACTAATTATGTGACAGTGAATGATTGTGCAAATATCACCTTGGCGATAGGCGCTTCTCCTGTGATGGCAGATGATATAGAAGAAGTTGAAGAAATGGTTTCTTTTGCTTCTTCCTTAGTGTTAAATATAGGTACACTGAATTCTCGAAGTATTGAATCCATGCTAGTGGTTGGCAAAAAGGCGAAAGAAAAGGGAATTCCCATTGTCTTCGATCCAGTAGGGGTGGGAGCTACTAACCTTCGTACGGTTACGGCAAAGCGAATTATAGAAGAAGTTCGTCCTGATGTAATACGTGGCAATATGTCAGAAATGAAAATTTTAGCGGGTATCGCTACAGAAATTAAAGGCGTCGATTCTGTGGCTGATGAAATGGATGGAGAGAAGGTAGCTAGACATCTTTCGCAAAAACTTGGTTGTGTGATTGCAATTACGGGTAAACAAGATTATATTGCCCAAGGAAATAAAGTTTGCCTAATTAATAATGGACATCCTATATTGTCAGAGGTTACTGGCACTGGATGTATGGCTACATCTCTCATTGCTTCTTATTGTGGCGCAAATGATGACTTGTTTGTCGGAGCAGCAGCAGGAGTTCTGACCATGGGGCTTGCTGGGGAGCTCGCGAGACAATCCTTGAAAGCTGGCGAAGGGATTGGAACATTTCGTGCTCGGTTATTTGATGCCGTATGGAATATGACTCCAGAGATCTTAGTAAAAGGCGGCACGATAACGAATGGATAA
- the cytX gene encoding putative hydroxymethylpyrimidine transporter CytX, which yields MTNENNNTLGFTHYLFLWFGAAVSIAEILTGGLLAPLGFQSGVTAIVIGHVVGTVMMVLCGIIGTQERIPALVSTRISFGAYGSYLFSILNVLQLVGWTAVMIISAARSANEISKMLWGMDQMSLWSIGIGGLVLLWIALGREGGLKRLNMLAVFLLLGITVILSTVVFKDSSALSVLPAGGMSFGEALELSVIMPLSWLPLIADYTRFAKSKTSAALGSGLGYFIGSCWMYIIGLGAAIVAGNPEPSAMMLAANLGLSALGIVVLATVTTTFLDAYSAGVSFNNIFPELNEKQVALVMTIIGTVIALWINIEEYESFLIAIGSVFAPLFAVLLTEYFIIKNRLVRPEVLINWSALVVWALGVGMYYQFIKMEFIFGATIPVMLITALLYKIIWGYTKQWKYCKKSPMAL from the coding sequence ATGACAAATGAAAATAATAATACACTTGGTTTTACCCATTATTTATTCTTGTGGTTTGGTGCGGCTGTGTCGATTGCGGAGATTTTAACAGGCGGGCTATTGGCTCCTCTTGGTTTTCAAAGTGGTGTGACCGCCATTGTCATTGGTCATGTGGTGGGGACCGTTATGATGGTGTTATGTGGCATCATAGGAACTCAGGAAAGGATACCAGCCCTAGTATCTACCAGAATTTCTTTCGGAGCCTATGGTTCCTATTTATTCTCCATACTAAATGTACTGCAACTAGTAGGTTGGACAGCCGTTATGATTATTTCAGCGGCCAGATCAGCCAATGAAATAAGTAAAATGCTTTGGGGTATGGATCAAATGTCCTTGTGGAGCATTGGTATTGGTGGTTTAGTTCTTTTATGGATTGCTCTGGGTAGGGAAGGCGGCTTGAAGAGGCTTAATATGTTGGCCGTGTTTCTCTTATTAGGCATAACTGTGATACTAAGTACCGTTGTATTTAAGGATAGTTCCGCTTTAAGCGTACTACCTGCTGGTGGTATGTCCTTTGGTGAAGCGTTAGAACTTAGTGTAATTATGCCCTTGTCTTGGTTACCGTTGATTGCAGATTATACTCGTTTTGCAAAAAGTAAAACAAGTGCCGCCTTAGGCAGTGGCCTTGGCTACTTTATTGGCAGCTGCTGGATGTATATCATTGGTCTCGGAGCCGCTATTGTTGCTGGCAACCCAGAGCCTTCAGCTATGATGCTAGCTGCTAATTTGGGACTATCTGCCTTGGGGATTGTAGTATTAGCAACAGTAACGACGACTTTCTTGGATGCTTATTCCGCAGGTGTAAGCTTTAATAATATTTTCCCGGAGTTAAATGAGAAACAGGTTGCTTTGGTGATGACGATCATTGGCACAGTGATCGCTTTGTGGATCAATATCGAAGAGTACGAAAGTTTTCTAATTGCTATCGGGTCAGTTTTTGCACCTTTATTTGCGGTACTTTTGACCGAGTATTTTATCATTAAAAATCGGCTAGTTAGACCCGAGGTTCTAATCAACTGGAGTGCATTAGTGGTTTGGGCCCTTGGCGTAGGAATGTATTATCAGTTTATCAAAATGGAATTTATCTTTGGAGCGACGATACCTGTTATGCTGATTACCGCATTACTCTATAAAATAATATGGGGGTATACGAAACAATGGAAATACTGCAAAAAATCTCCGATGGCCTTATAG
- the thiD gene encoding bifunctional hydroxymethylpyrimidine kinase/phosphomethylpyrimidine kinase — translation MKKVLTIAGSDSSGGAGIQADLKAFCAHGVFGMSVITAVTAQNTQGVFAVQDIDVAVIEKQIEAIFDDIAVSAVKIGMVSRIETIRAVANGLKKFNAQNVVVDPVMISKSGYYLLQPDAMEALVSCLLPLATVLTPNIPEAEEISGRKIHSLKDMEEAAKAIHLLGPKYVLLKGGHREEDAVDVLFDGETFHHFGSLRIATQNTHGTGCTLSAAIAANLAKGYLVQEAVARAKEYIHTAIEHSFSIGKGVGPVHHFYNLYKGAGMLDDK, via the coding sequence ATTAAAAAGGTACTTACGATAGCAGGTTCCGATTCTAGTGGTGGAGCTGGAATTCAGGCTGATTTAAAGGCTTTTTGTGCTCATGGGGTATTTGGTATGAGTGTCATAACAGCAGTGACAGCTCAGAATACTCAAGGCGTATTTGCTGTACAAGATATTGATGTAGCTGTTATAGAGAAACAAATAGAAGCTATTTTTGATGATATAGCAGTTTCAGCTGTTAAAATTGGTATGGTTTCTCGCATCGAAACCATCCGAGCAGTAGCCAATGGCCTCAAAAAGTTTAATGCCCAGAATGTTGTTGTGGATCCCGTAATGATATCAAAAAGCGGATATTATTTACTCCAGCCTGATGCAATGGAGGCATTAGTATCTTGTTTATTGCCTTTGGCGACAGTGCTGACTCCTAACATTCCTGAAGCGGAAGAAATCAGCGGCAGGAAGATACATAGTTTAAAAGATATGGAAGAAGCCGCTAAAGCCATTCATCTGTTAGGGCCCAAATATGTTCTCTTAAAGGGAGGTCATCGAGAAGAGGATGCGGTTGATGTCTTATTTGATGGGGAAACCTTCCACCATTTTGGCTCCTTGCGGATTGCCACCCAAAATACGCACGGTACGGGTTGTACTTTGTCAGCTGCTATTGCGGCCAACTTGGCAAAAGGATATTTGGTGCAAGAGGCAGTTGCGCGGGCTAAAGAATATATTCATACCGCAATTGAACATTCTTTTTCCATCGGTAAAGGGGTTGGTCCCGTCCATCATTTCTATAATTTATATAAAGGTGCAGGTATGTTAGATGACAAATGA